The following proteins are co-located in the Streptomyces sp. NBC_01198 genome:
- a CDS encoding ATP-binding protein, with translation MDDKGTQRYGYGRAGTDPPSAPPGAGSPVPRPTVPPPMPAKAPPASALEIWLRTPRAADAPGIYGFGHTPRPKPDPHRLPARRLLGGAVLSLLVGLLVWSMFRDGYFTFWIWPAIWITPDHWRSGSGGDTNAFNAVTRIWAWVCTLALAWICARVGNWGQVWRRFVTPSLRKLVDEPETPAAAAETGVPDLVEWPELRAAQRHALADRLTAEVRTGRMNDVDYTRIRRAWSDALADPGRLHAFTDGVLREGGQACGHPSGARDVPHRAAPHDLLTRQVRIGRGVEDDRNPYQHRGSGIALDPTLLGTGLLVVGPSGSGKTRQVVRPVTEALCLQALAGQAAVVVVGVDGADLGPADAFDVVISLADPASRYDLDLYGTDDPDAAAGTLAEALIDPHGAGSGDVRRAASALSQILGPFLTARGRFPAVSELRELLDGTPHAFAGLRDALDAAGAPAMVRELNARERQTSQRGDIGPLLADRVSLLDRSAFAGFFDVTGRTRPFSMRALEHPVRVRIDLPRHGHTEAARILVRLVLAQFTAAAVARRDRSLFACLVLDDAAHTVTPESVRGFARLRSANAGVVMALRTLDDVPEELRTALLGAMGCRMAMSGVTTWDGKRFAEAWGTTWVETRDITRSPDQSGGLPRRLSRGVRKVFTGEAVTTESVTVREVERERWSASDLAHAVPAGHAVVSLTATTGEHAPPILVDLRG, from the coding sequence ATGGATGACAAGGGCACGCAACGCTATGGGTACGGGCGGGCCGGCACCGACCCGCCATCCGCGCCGCCCGGAGCCGGCAGTCCCGTGCCCCGCCCCACCGTGCCCCCGCCGATGCCCGCCAAGGCTCCGCCGGCCTCGGCTCTGGAGATCTGGCTGCGCACCCCGCGCGCGGCCGACGCACCCGGCATCTACGGCTTCGGGCACACCCCGCGCCCCAAGCCCGATCCGCACCGGCTGCCCGCCAGGCGGCTGCTGGGCGGCGCCGTGCTCAGCCTGCTGGTCGGGCTGCTCGTCTGGTCGATGTTCAGGGACGGCTACTTCACGTTCTGGATCTGGCCCGCGATATGGATCACGCCCGACCACTGGCGCAGCGGCAGCGGCGGGGACACCAACGCCTTCAACGCCGTCACCCGAATCTGGGCGTGGGTGTGCACCCTCGCGCTGGCCTGGATCTGCGCCCGGGTCGGCAACTGGGGCCAGGTATGGCGGCGCTTCGTGACACCGTCGCTGCGCAAGCTCGTGGACGAACCCGAGACACCGGCCGCCGCCGCGGAGACCGGTGTACCCGACCTGGTCGAGTGGCCGGAGCTGCGCGCGGCGCAGCGGCACGCCCTCGCCGACCGGCTCACCGCAGAGGTCCGCACCGGCCGGATGAACGACGTCGACTACACCCGTATCCGCCGCGCCTGGAGCGACGCGCTGGCCGACCCCGGGCGCCTGCACGCGTTCACCGACGGGGTGCTGCGCGAGGGTGGACAGGCCTGCGGCCACCCGTCGGGCGCACGGGACGTGCCCCACCGTGCCGCGCCGCACGACCTGCTGACCCGGCAGGTGCGGATCGGCCGTGGCGTCGAGGACGACCGCAACCCCTACCAGCACCGCGGGTCCGGCATCGCGCTCGATCCGACCCTGCTGGGCACCGGGCTCCTGGTCGTCGGGCCGTCCGGCTCCGGCAAGACCCGCCAGGTGGTCCGGCCGGTCACCGAAGCGCTGTGCCTGCAGGCGCTGGCCGGGCAGGCCGCCGTGGTCGTGGTGGGTGTGGACGGCGCCGACCTCGGCCCCGCCGACGCCTTCGACGTGGTCATCTCGCTCGCCGACCCGGCGTCTCGCTACGACCTGGACCTCTACGGCACCGACGACCCCGACGCGGCGGCGGGAACGCTCGCGGAGGCACTGATCGACCCGCATGGCGCCGGCAGCGGTGACGTACGCCGGGCCGCGAGCGCGCTGAGCCAGATCCTCGGTCCCTTCCTCACCGCCCGCGGCCGTTTCCCCGCCGTCTCCGAACTACGCGAACTGCTCGACGGCACCCCGCACGCCTTCGCCGGCCTGCGCGACGCGCTCGACGCGGCAGGCGCGCCTGCGATGGTGCGGGAGTTGAACGCCCGCGAGCGGCAGACCAGCCAGCGCGGCGACATCGGTCCGCTGCTCGCCGACCGTGTCTCGCTGCTCGACCGGTCGGCCTTCGCCGGCTTCTTCGACGTGACGGGCCGCACCCGCCCCTTCTCCATGCGCGCCCTGGAACATCCCGTGCGGGTCCGCATCGACCTGCCACGCCACGGCCACACGGAAGCCGCCAGGATCCTGGTCCGGCTGGTCCTCGCGCAGTTCACAGCGGCGGCCGTCGCACGGCGGGACCGCTCGCTCTTCGCCTGCCTGGTGCTGGACGACGCCGCTCACACCGTCACCCCGGAGTCGGTACGCGGCTTCGCCCGGCTGCGTTCGGCGAACGCCGGGGTGGTGATGGCCCTGCGGACACTCGACGACGTACCGGAGGAGCTGCGGACGGCGCTGCTCGGCGCGATGGGCTGCCGGATGGCGATGTCCGGGGTGACGACCTGGGACGGCAAGCGCTTCGCCGAGGCATGGGGGACGACCTGGGTGGAGACCAGGGACATCACCCGCAGCCCCGACCAGTCGGGCGGCCTGCCGCGGCGGCTGAGCCGCGGGGTGCGGAAGGTGTTCACCGGTGAAGCCGTCACCACCGAGTCGGTGACCGTCAGGGAGGTGGAGCGGGAGCGGTGGTCCGCTTCGGATCTGGCGCATGCGGTGCCCGCCGGGCACGCGGTCGTGTCGTTGACGGCGACGACGGGGGAGCACGCGCCGCCGATCCTGGTGGATCTGCGGGGGTGA
- the gabT gene encoding 4-aminobutyrate--2-oxoglutarate transaminase — translation MSELPQERRLVTAVPGPKSVELSARKSAAVADGVGVTLPVYVRRAGGGVVEDVDGNRLIDFGSGIAVTSVGNSAPAVVRRATEQLADFTHTCFMITPYEGYVEVAEQLNALTPGDHAKKSALFNSGAEAVENAVKIARAYTKRPAVVVFDHGYHGRTNLTMALTAKNMPYKEGFGPFAPEVYRVPLAYGYRWLTGPEHAAEEAAAQAVEIITKQIGAEHVAAIVIEPIAGEGGFIEPAKGFLPLMARFARDNGIVFVADEIQTGFCRTGQWFACEDEGVVPDLITTAKGIAGGLPLAAVTGRAEIMDAAHSGGLGGTYGGNPVACAAALGAIETMKELDLPARARRIGEIMTPRLRALQEKYPAIGEVRGRGAMIAVELVRPGTKEPDPALTSAVAKACHANGLVVLTCGTYGNVLRFLPPLVIGEDLLNEGLDIIEEAFAGV, via the coding sequence ATGAGCGAATTGCCGCAGGAGCGCAGGCTGGTCACCGCCGTGCCGGGGCCGAAGTCGGTGGAGTTGTCGGCCAGGAAGTCCGCGGCGGTCGCGGACGGGGTCGGGGTGACGCTGCCGGTGTATGTGCGGCGGGCCGGCGGCGGGGTGGTCGAGGACGTGGACGGCAACCGGCTGATCGACTTCGGGTCGGGCATCGCGGTGACGTCGGTGGGCAACAGCGCGCCCGCCGTGGTGCGCAGGGCCACCGAGCAGCTGGCGGACTTCACCCACACCTGCTTCATGATCACGCCCTACGAGGGCTACGTGGAGGTCGCCGAGCAGCTCAACGCGCTCACCCCCGGCGACCACGCCAAGAAGTCCGCGCTGTTCAACTCCGGCGCCGAGGCGGTGGAGAACGCGGTGAAGATCGCCCGCGCCTACACCAAGCGCCCGGCGGTGGTGGTCTTCGACCACGGCTACCACGGCCGCACCAACCTCACGATGGCGCTGACGGCGAAGAACATGCCGTACAAGGAGGGCTTCGGCCCCTTCGCGCCCGAGGTCTACCGGGTGCCGCTGGCTTACGGCTACCGGTGGCTGACCGGGCCGGAGCACGCGGCCGAGGAGGCCGCCGCGCAGGCCGTCGAGATCATCACCAAGCAGATCGGCGCGGAGCACGTCGCCGCGATCGTGATCGAGCCGATCGCCGGCGAGGGCGGCTTCATCGAGCCGGCGAAGGGCTTCCTGCCGCTGATGGCACGCTTCGCCCGGGACAACGGCATCGTCTTCGTGGCCGACGAGATCCAGACCGGCTTCTGCCGGACCGGGCAGTGGTTCGCGTGCGAGGACGAGGGCGTGGTGCCCGACCTGATCACCACGGCGAAGGGCATCGCGGGCGGGCTGCCGCTGGCCGCGGTCACCGGCCGGGCCGAGATCATGGACGCCGCCCACTCGGGCGGCCTGGGCGGCACCTACGGCGGCAACCCGGTGGCGTGCGCGGCGGCGCTGGGCGCCATCGAGACGATGAAGGAACTGGACCTGCCCGCCAGGGCGCGGCGGATCGGCGAGATCATGACGCCCCGGCTGCGGGCGCTGCAGGAGAAGTACCCGGCGATCGGCGAGGTCCGCGGGCGCGGCGCGATGATCGCGGTGGAGCTCGTGCGGCCGGGGACCAAGGAGCCCGACCCTGCTCTGACGAGCGCGGTGGCCAAAGCGTGTCATGCAAACGGCCTCGTGGTGCTCACCTGTGGGACGTACGGCAACGTGCTTCGGTTTCTGCCGCCACTGGTCATCGGGGAGGATCTGCTCAACGAGGGCCTCGACATCATCGAGGAGGCCTTCGCCGGGGTGTGA